One region of Paenibacillus polymyxa M1 genomic DNA includes:
- a CDS encoding extracellular solute-binding protein: MTFTKKRKQRMSILIAVMVIMALLAGCGGGSGNSAQKANGEDDKSQKVQLQFYMLGDAPKDLPTIEAEINKLAEKDLNATVKFNYTTWTDWDQKYKLLLSSGQPIDLIFTADWTQYQAYAKKGAFLPLDDLLPKAAPALQKFVPQDMWDGVKIGGKIYTVPGTYKEYVTNGFVWREDLREKYNLPKPTDIKSYEAYMDGIRQHEPNMKTLSLNSDIKGNLHDRYTELVTKSVGALPYGIGIKYEKPTEVYKFWGSDEQKEELNTYKRWADKGFIPKNVLNVKDTLQDQVTSGKAASIFGDNPTRFNDMVIKLKASHPDWKLEYYPFPLTTGYATPVHPIHNGFAIPKSSPNPARALAFYEKLVTDKRYNLLTQYGIEGKNYEVKDGYYQMIGSGSTNGFSREGMNSWAWRNPEYMLFDSGFDRVKKIFAELDKIQKPDLFTGFAEDYTTYQAEKAALEQVEKQYLYPLQAGLIDNVDQGLETFMQKANQAGLEKIQTEYTKQWKAYVKEKGIK, encoded by the coding sequence ATGACATTCACAAAGAAAAGAAAACAACGCATGTCCATCCTGATTGCAGTAATGGTCATCATGGCGCTCTTAGCTGGATGTGGAGGCGGTAGCGGAAACAGCGCACAAAAAGCAAATGGAGAGGATGATAAATCCCAAAAAGTACAGCTGCAATTTTATATGCTGGGTGATGCTCCTAAGGATCTGCCTACCATTGAGGCAGAGATCAATAAGTTGGCAGAAAAAGATCTGAATGCCACCGTCAAATTTAACTATACGACGTGGACCGACTGGGATCAAAAATATAAGCTGTTATTGTCTTCGGGTCAGCCTATCGACCTCATCTTCACAGCAGATTGGACGCAGTATCAGGCCTATGCCAAGAAGGGCGCATTCCTGCCGTTAGACGATCTGCTGCCTAAGGCCGCACCTGCCTTGCAAAAATTTGTACCTCAGGATATGTGGGATGGGGTTAAAATCGGAGGCAAAATTTATACTGTACCTGGCACGTATAAAGAATATGTCACAAACGGTTTTGTATGGCGTGAGGATTTACGCGAAAAGTACAATTTGCCTAAACCGACCGATATCAAAAGTTACGAGGCTTATATGGATGGGATACGTCAGCATGAACCAAATATGAAAACCTTATCTCTGAACAGCGATATCAAGGGAAATCTGCATGATCGATATACCGAATTAGTAACAAAGAGTGTGGGTGCTTTGCCTTATGGCATTGGTATCAAATATGAAAAACCAACAGAGGTATATAAGTTTTGGGGCTCAGATGAACAAAAAGAAGAGCTGAATACTTACAAACGCTGGGCTGATAAAGGATTCATTCCTAAAAACGTATTAAACGTAAAAGATACGCTTCAGGATCAAGTCACTTCTGGTAAAGCAGCGAGTATTTTCGGCGACAATCCAACCCGCTTTAATGACATGGTCATTAAGCTCAAAGCATCCCACCCGGACTGGAAGCTTGAGTACTATCCATTCCCGCTGACAACGGGTTATGCAACTCCGGTGCATCCGATTCATAATGGCTTTGCAATTCCAAAAAGCAGCCCGAACCCAGCCCGCGCATTGGCCTTTTATGAGAAGCTGGTGACAGACAAACGCTATAACCTGCTTACGCAATATGGTATCGAAGGCAAAAACTACGAAGTCAAAGATGGTTACTATCAAATGATAGGTAGCGGTAGTACGAATGGATTTTCACGGGAAGGTATGAACAGCTGGGCTTGGCGTAACCCGGAATACATGTTATTTGATTCAGGTTTTGACCGTGTGAAGAAGATTTTTGCTGAGCTGGATAAAATCCAGAAGCCTGACCTGTTTACCGGCTTTGCAGAGGATTATACGACCTACCAAGCAGAAAAAGCAGCGTTGGAACAGGTTGAGAAGCAATACCTGTACCCGCTCCAAGCTGGACTGATCGACAACGTTGATCAAGGTCTTGAGACCTTCATGCAAAAGGCGAACCAAGCTGGCTTAGAGAAAATTCAAACCGAATATACAAAACAATGGAAAGCCTATGTGAAGGAGAAGGGGATCAAGTAA
- a CDS encoding carbohydrate ABC transporter permease — protein MAIKEDVYTRIFKVISYVVIIVASIACLLPFLLIISASLTSNESIIRDGYHFIPQQFSLEGYRTVFTFPEEVLRAYGVTIFTTVVGTTLGLFLMTMAGYVLARKDFKYRNAFSFYIYFTTLFGGGLVPWYIMLTKYLGLLDTYTVLIFPGLMTPFLIILMKNFIRSSMPEELFESAKIDGAGDFKIYYRIVLPLSTPGIATVGLFLALAYWNDWFSSSLFINDPHKYQLQYYLYNVINSMQFIAQMGAGTGVSLSNDMPTESTKMAMAIVVTGPILLLYPFIQRYFVKGLTIGAVKG, from the coding sequence ATGGCGATCAAAGAGGATGTATACACTCGGATTTTTAAAGTCATTTCTTATGTGGTTATCATTGTGGCATCCATTGCTTGTTTACTCCCGTTCCTACTTATTATCTCGGCTTCACTAACCAGTAATGAATCGATTATCAGGGATGGTTATCACTTTATTCCACAGCAATTCTCGCTGGAAGGATACCGGACGGTGTTCACCTTTCCTGAAGAGGTGTTAAGGGCGTACGGGGTGACGATTTTTACCACGGTTGTAGGCACGACGCTGGGCCTGTTCCTGATGACGATGGCCGGATATGTGCTGGCGCGTAAAGATTTTAAATACCGCAATGCGTTTTCATTCTATATTTACTTTACGACGTTGTTTGGAGGCGGATTGGTACCTTGGTACATTATGCTGACGAAGTATTTAGGGCTGCTAGATACGTATACGGTGCTTATTTTTCCGGGATTGATGACTCCATTTCTGATTATTTTGATGAAAAATTTCATTCGTTCCTCCATGCCGGAAGAGCTGTTCGAGTCTGCTAAAATTGATGGTGCGGGTGATTTTAAAATTTATTATCGAATTGTACTGCCTTTATCTACACCGGGTATTGCCACTGTGGGGCTGTTTCTGGCCTTGGCTTACTGGAATGACTGGTTCTCATCCTCACTCTTTATTAATGACCCGCACAAATACCAGTTGCAATATTATCTGTATAATGTAATTAACTCCATGCAATTTATTGCTCAAATGGGTGCAGGTACCGGCGTGTCCCTTTCCAACGATATGCCGACAGAGTCGACCAAAATGGCAATGGCGATCGTGGTTACGGGTCCCATTTTGCTACTGTACCCGTTCATTCAGCGTTACTTTGTCAAGGGATTGACCATTGGTGCGGTAAAAGGATAA
- a CDS encoding ABC transporter permease yields MNQPMPKNSAMLTTDSRLNGRLGTGRKHGFFYELIRNRVLFLMLLPTLIFFFINSYIPMVGIYYAFTQFDFNTSLFEAQFVGLQNFRFLWQSGTLTKLTLNTVGYNAAFILLGNVLAIVLAILLNELRGRYFKKITQSVMFLPYFVSFVILSVIVYNIFNYDNGFLNTLLLQFGGERVDVYNKPWVWIFLIILFYLWKNLGYSMVIYLAAITGISDEYYEAAKIDGANIFQRIWYITVPMLKSTFVVLLLFALGSIMKGQFDLFYQLIGNNGVLYNTTDILDTYVYRSLKVTFDVGMASAAGVYQSLFGFVLIMTVNYIIRKLNDEYALF; encoded by the coding sequence TTGAATCAGCCTATGCCCAAAAATTCTGCAATGCTTACGACGGATTCCCGCTTGAACGGTAGGCTGGGAACAGGTAGGAAACACGGTTTCTTCTATGAACTGATCCGCAATCGAGTATTATTTCTGATGTTGTTGCCCACTTTAATCTTTTTCTTCATAAATTCGTACATTCCTATGGTCGGCATCTATTATGCATTTACCCAGTTCGACTTCAATACCAGCCTTTTTGAGGCCCAGTTCGTCGGACTCCAGAATTTTCGCTTTCTATGGCAATCCGGCACGCTGACAAAATTGACATTGAATACGGTTGGATACAACGCGGCTTTTATCTTACTCGGCAACGTGTTAGCGATTGTCCTTGCCATTTTACTGAATGAGTTGCGAGGTCGCTACTTTAAAAAGATCACTCAATCTGTGATGTTTCTGCCATATTTTGTTTCCTTCGTTATTCTAAGTGTCATCGTGTATAACATATTTAATTATGATAATGGTTTTCTGAACACGCTGCTGCTGCAATTCGGCGGTGAACGCGTGGATGTGTATAACAAACCATGGGTGTGGATTTTCTTGATTATCCTGTTCTATTTGTGGAAAAATCTCGGCTACAGTATGGTAATCTACCTAGCAGCGATTACAGGGATCAGTGACGAATATTATGAGGCAGCTAAAATAGACGGAGCTAACATTTTTCAACGAATCTGGTACATTACCGTTCCTATGCTCAAGTCAACATTCGTTGTGCTGCTGTTATTTGCGCTGGGTAGTATTATGAAAGGACAATTTGATCTATTCTATCAGTTAATTGGTAATAACGGAGTGCTGTACAACACGACAGATATTTTGGACACTTATGTGTATCGTTCCTTGAAAGTGACTTTTGATGTGGGTATGGCTTCGGCGGCAGGCGTGTACCAATCCTTGTTCGGATTTGTACTGATCATGACCGTGAACTATATCATCCGCAAGCTGAACGACGAATATGCCTTATTCTAG
- a CDS encoding NAD-dependent epimerase/dehydratase family protein, translating to MARKLLITGAAGTIGKVLYEGLKAEGRYKITAADVRRDEEAGIVELDIHDAARLAELTHGVDTVLHFAWIKDEGDFLGKVLSGNVSGAYKLYEAAVKNGVKRIIFASSNHATGFYRVGETIDVEDPYRPDSFYGLSKCYIELLGRLYADQGKISSMNIRIGNFPGDDRPHSERAAHIWISERDMIHLTVCCIEAPSEMNYLNLYGTSANTDNYYDIGYLEKRIGYKPQDNAAELLEQAKKIGFHVKQDETTFQGGQKE from the coding sequence ATGGCACGGAAATTGTTGATTACAGGAGCGGCGGGCACAATTGGGAAAGTACTCTATGAAGGGCTAAAAGCGGAAGGAAGATATAAAATAACCGCCGCAGATGTAAGGAGGGATGAAGAAGCAGGGATTGTCGAACTGGATATACATGATGCTGCAAGATTGGCTGAGCTTACACACGGAGTGGATACGGTACTACATTTTGCATGGATTAAGGATGAAGGGGACTTTCTCGGCAAAGTGCTGTCTGGCAATGTAAGCGGAGCTTATAAGCTGTATGAAGCTGCGGTTAAAAATGGGGTAAAACGCATTATTTTTGCCAGTTCCAATCATGCCACGGGGTTTTATAGAGTAGGCGAAACCATAGATGTAGAAGATCCCTACCGACCAGATAGTTTTTATGGATTGAGTAAGTGCTACATTGAACTGCTAGGACGGCTATATGCCGATCAGGGCAAAATATCTTCAATGAATATCCGCATCGGTAATTTTCCTGGGGATGATCGACCGCATTCGGAGCGCGCTGCTCATATTTGGATCTCTGAGCGCGATATGATCCATCTGACCGTCTGCTGTATCGAGGCCCCCTCAGAGATGAATTATCTTAATTTGTATGGGACATCAGCCAATACGGATAATTATTATGATATTGGCTACTTGGAAAAACGAATCGGATATAAGCCGCAGGATAATGCTGCTGAGTTGCTGGAGCAGGCCAAGAAAATTGGATTTCATGTGAAACAAGATGAAACCACTTTTCAGGGTGGACAAAAGGAATAG
- a CDS encoding DMT family transporter, which translates to MGELTTAKRIMMIALLVVLWGISWPIYKVALEYTPPLLFAGLRTLLGGLLLGAILAPRWNRIRWKENWRVYAISGIFNVVLFYGLQTVGLMYVPSGLFSVLVYLQPVLVGIFAWMWLGESMSKLKVIGLIIGFLGVAAVSVGGFSGHVAIAGVIIAIITAVSWALGTVYVKKVNQRVDSLWLVAFQCTLGGIVLTGAGSVTESWSDIVWNVPYVSGLVFGTVLGISLSWLLYFTLVNSGDASKVASYTFLVPVISVFVSSMLLHESITAFLLIGLVLIGFSIYLVNRRVRVVRQA; encoded by the coding sequence ATGGGAGAGTTAACGACAGCCAAGCGGATAATGATGATCGCGCTACTGGTTGTATTGTGGGGCATTTCTTGGCCCATCTATAAAGTTGCACTGGAATACACGCCGCCCCTTTTGTTTGCAGGGCTACGCACACTGTTGGGTGGTCTGCTATTGGGAGCGATTTTAGCACCGAGATGGAATCGTATTCGCTGGAAAGAAAATTGGCGAGTGTATGCTATTTCAGGTATTTTTAACGTAGTCCTGTTTTATGGTTTGCAAACAGTAGGGCTTATGTATGTTCCATCTGGCTTGTTCTCTGTGCTGGTATATCTTCAGCCGGTGCTAGTCGGCATTTTTGCATGGATGTGGCTGGGAGAATCAATGTCCAAACTCAAGGTGATTGGATTGATCATTGGCTTTCTAGGTGTGGCAGCTGTCAGTGTCGGAGGGTTTTCAGGACATGTGGCTATCGCAGGTGTAATTATCGCCATTATTACAGCAGTGAGCTGGGCATTGGGAACCGTATATGTGAAAAAGGTCAACCAGCGTGTGGATTCGTTGTGGCTGGTCGCATTTCAATGTACACTTGGAGGCATCGTGTTAACAGGAGCTGGATCGGTTACGGAAAGCTGGTCGGACATCGTGTGGAATGTTCCGTATGTGTCAGGGCTGGTATTCGGAACTGTGCTGGGAATTTCACTATCCTGGCTGCTGTATTTCACGTTGGTCAATTCGGGGGATGCCAGTAAGGTCGCTTCCTATACGTTTTTGGTGCCTGTGATTTCAGTATTTGTCAGTTCTATGCTGCTTCACGAATCGATTACGGCTTTTCTGCTAATCGGTCTGGTATTAATCGGCTTTAGCATTTATCTGGTTAATCGCAGAGTGAGGGTAGTACGGCAAGCTTGA
- a CDS encoding YdcF family protein, translated as MIYFIKFLYSFVLPPGLFILVMAGLVIWLWKRARKPAIVLLLVTLLLYISSTNLAGDVLIRSLEKQYPQPLTVQGNVIVVLGGGATEGTPDINGQGNLLGSAANRLLTAARLHEATGLPILFSGGQVFGDSGNEANIAQRQLLGLGIPAKDIFIENRSLNTQQNAVYTSKILKQHQLTKPILVTSAFHMPRAALEFQRAGMQTTAYPTDYLASEKLSLYAAKLSPSAGAISTTGTALKEYLGILALKLK; from the coding sequence TTGATTTATTTCATCAAATTTCTATACAGCTTCGTGCTTCCTCCCGGTTTGTTTATCCTCGTGATGGCAGGGCTTGTAATCTGGCTATGGAAACGGGCGCGTAAACCTGCGATTGTACTGCTCCTTGTCACATTGCTGCTGTATATTTCATCGACCAATTTGGCTGGAGATGTGTTAATTCGTAGCCTAGAAAAGCAGTACCCACAGCCCCTTACTGTTCAAGGGAATGTTATTGTCGTACTTGGGGGCGGAGCTACAGAGGGAACTCCCGACATCAATGGACAAGGTAATCTGCTAGGGTCTGCGGCCAACCGACTGCTCACTGCAGCTAGACTTCATGAAGCAACAGGTTTACCTATCCTTTTTTCCGGTGGACAAGTGTTTGGAGACAGTGGTAATGAAGCGAATATTGCGCAGAGGCAGCTATTAGGACTCGGTATTCCGGCAAAGGATATCTTCATCGAAAATCGTTCCTTGAATACACAGCAAAATGCCGTATATACCTCCAAAATCCTAAAACAGCACCAGCTCACAAAACCTATTCTGGTGACCTCCGCATTCCATATGCCACGTGCTGCACTGGAATTTCAGCGCGCAGGTATGCAAACGACAGCTTATCCAACCGACTATCTGGCAAGTGAAAAATTGTCACTGTATGCTGCCAAGCTCTCACCGTCTGCTGGGGCCATATCTACAACCGGGACAGCCCTCAAAGAATATTTAGGAATTTTGGCATTAAAGCTTAAATAA
- a CDS encoding DUF523 domain-containing protein, with amino-acid sequence MILVSSCLAGMKVRYNGTDSLDVHIQKLVEEKKAMTICPELLGGFMTPREPAEIVGGTGEDVLSGTAKVIEFSGNDVSDMYIRGAYEALHIAREVNASLIVLKENSPSCGSAAIYNGAFENRKIAGNGVTSALLKREGFKVISEEQISEIFLH; translated from the coding sequence ATGATTCTGGTAAGTTCATGTTTGGCAGGCATGAAGGTGCGATATAACGGGACGGATAGCCTGGATGTACATATTCAGAAGTTGGTAGAGGAAAAAAAGGCAATGACGATCTGCCCTGAGCTACTTGGGGGCTTTATGACGCCGAGAGAGCCTGCTGAGATTGTTGGAGGGACAGGGGAGGATGTGCTGAGTGGCACAGCTAAGGTGATCGAGTTTTCAGGCAATGATGTCAGTGATATGTACATTAGAGGTGCGTACGAAGCTCTGCATATAGCCAGAGAGGTTAACGCGTCACTTATTGTTTTAAAAGAAAATAGTCCATCCTGTGGGTCGGCAGCGATCTATAATGGGGCATTCGAAAACCGTAAAATCGCAGGCAACGGGGTAACCTCGGCTTTGTTAAAAAGGGAAGGCTTTAAAGTTATTTCAGAAGAACAAATATCGGAAATTTTCTTGCATTAG
- the sigK gene encoding RNA polymerase sporulation sigma factor SigK → MPGLFSAIALFIKELTLLVSYVKNNAFPQPLTEKEEARHLKLFAEGNAHSRNTLIEHNLRLVAHIVKKFDNTGEDLEDLISIGTIGLIKAIESFQTGKGTKLATFAARCIENEILMHLRSLKKTRKDVSLHDPIGTDKEGNEITLIDILGSEADDIVDKVQLKIEKSKIYRNLDILDEREKEVVIGRFGLEAGGEERTQREIARELGISRSYVSRIEKRALMKLYHEFYKQKG, encoded by the coding sequence GTGCCCGGACTATTTAGTGCTATCGCTCTGTTCATCAAGGAATTGACGCTACTCGTTTCCTACGTGAAAAACAACGCCTTTCCGCAGCCATTGACTGAGAAAGAGGAAGCTCGACACCTAAAGCTGTTTGCCGAAGGCAACGCACATTCCCGTAACACACTTATTGAACATAACCTAAGGCTGGTGGCCCATATTGTGAAAAAATTTGACAACACCGGCGAAGATTTGGAGGATCTTATATCCATCGGCACCATTGGACTGATCAAAGCTATTGAAAGCTTTCAGACCGGAAAAGGAACAAAACTGGCAACATTTGCAGCCCGTTGTATAGAAAATGAGATCCTGATGCATTTAAGATCCCTGAAAAAAACACGTAAAGACGTATCTCTCCACGATCCTATTGGGACTGACAAGGAAGGTAACGAGATTACTTTAATTGATATCCTCGGTTCCGAGGCGGACGATATTGTAGATAAGGTACAGCTCAAAATCGAGAAGAGCAAAATCTATCGCAATCTGGATATTTTAGATGAACGTGAAAAAGAAGTGGTAATTGGCCGATTCGGCCTGGAAGCCGGAGGAGAAGAACGAACACAGCGGGAAATTGCACGAGAACTGGGAATTTCTCGCTCGTATGTATCACGAATTGAAAAGCGTGCGTTGATGAAGTTATACCATGAATTTTACAAGCAGAAGGGATAA
- the aiiA gene encoding quorum-quenching N-acyl homoserine lactonase AiiA, with protein sequence MYIKKLYFLPVGECFLDQSAVNRTLAPGKLVGMPVWSFLLETTSGPILIDTGMPDAFINNPDYYKGTRREGRVVPNMSDGDSIVNVLKRVGYRPDDIQMVISSHLHLDHSGGNGHFRNTPILIQRAEYDAAINNEDYSPLECRLPDLQYQIIEGDHELIPGVQILFTPGHSPGHQSVLVTTEKSGPVLLTIDVAYTRENFENSVPFLTFDQEMAAKSITRMQELIQDVRPSYVFLGHDRDQAQKCRTFPDFL encoded by the coding sequence ATGTATATCAAAAAGTTGTATTTTTTACCTGTAGGTGAATGTTTCCTAGATCAATCGGCAGTTAATCGAACCCTTGCCCCCGGGAAATTAGTCGGAATGCCTGTGTGGTCTTTTCTATTGGAAACGACCAGCGGGCCGATACTCATCGATACGGGAATGCCCGACGCTTTTATCAACAATCCCGATTACTACAAGGGGACTAGACGTGAAGGGCGCGTCGTCCCCAACATGTCTGACGGCGACTCGATCGTAAATGTGTTAAAGCGTGTCGGTTATCGACCTGACGATATTCAAATGGTCATTAGCTCCCATTTACACTTGGATCATTCTGGGGGAAACGGGCATTTCCGCAATACGCCGATCCTTATTCAAAGGGCAGAGTATGATGCGGCCATAAACAATGAGGATTACTCTCCATTAGAGTGCAGGCTGCCCGATTTACAATATCAAATCATTGAGGGTGACCATGAATTGATTCCGGGGGTTCAAATTTTATTCACTCCGGGTCATTCCCCTGGCCATCAATCAGTCCTTGTCACAACGGAAAAGTCGGGTCCAGTGCTACTGACAATTGATGTTGCTTATACTCGGGAGAACTTCGAGAATAGCGTACCGTTCTTGACATTCGATCAAGAGATGGCTGCCAAATCGATTACTCGCATGCAGGAGTTAATTCAGGATGTTCGGCCGTCCTATGTTTTCTTGGGACACGATAGAGATCAGGCGCAAAAATGCCGCACCTTTCCTGACTTCCTGTAA
- a CDS encoding MFS transporter has product MDTQSMALSGNERKLMGTLCLLIIFGNINMTMFNLSIPSISADFALTSSQVSWVMVGYSILMAIGAGTYGKLTESFSFRQLYVIGLILLAFGSMIGFFAASYLQVIIGRLLQAAGASSISPLSYAAVTLYFKPTVKGRVLGTLSATIAFASGFGPVFGGFVEQYFGWRALFIVSSLSLFVIPLIFKYVPDKKHDRGSFDFLGAVLFSAGLALVLLGVTNYWFMLIAGAAVLLWFGTHIQKKEHPFIDASFMKNAPYRRILGIGFLTFVCNTGLTFTLPVMMKNSFHLPTSKIGLLMLPGAVCAALLGSRIGGWTDRFGSSRVLVISQSLVVSGFILLGVSVHLPPWIDALLIITLMIGFNGVLTSSSNLVSTTLRSAELGVGMGIFTLAYLLGGAFGPALVGRLIDLKMPFFVVYFTISLLAILTYLFARKANPSGSYGN; this is encoded by the coding sequence ATGGATACTCAATCAATGGCTTTATCCGGCAATGAGCGGAAATTAATGGGGACACTTTGCTTGCTCATTATTTTCGGAAACATCAATATGACCATGTTTAATTTGTCTATTCCTTCGATTTCCGCTGACTTTGCCCTGACCTCCTCGCAGGTGAGCTGGGTTATGGTCGGTTACAGCATTTTGATGGCTATCGGCGCCGGTACTTACGGCAAGTTAACGGAGTCCTTTTCCTTTCGCCAGCTGTATGTCATTGGTTTAATCCTTTTAGCTTTCGGCTCTATGATCGGCTTTTTTGCAGCTTCATACTTGCAAGTCATCATTGGAAGACTGCTGCAGGCAGCAGGGGCCTCATCCATCTCTCCCCTGTCTTATGCGGCAGTAACCCTGTATTTTAAGCCTACAGTCAAGGGACGGGTGCTGGGAACCTTATCCGCCACGATTGCCTTTGCTTCCGGCTTCGGGCCTGTGTTCGGCGGTTTCGTGGAGCAATACTTTGGTTGGCGTGCTTTGTTCATCGTGTCCAGTCTGAGCCTATTTGTTATCCCTTTGATATTCAAGTATGTTCCTGACAAGAAACACGACCGCGGTTCATTCGATTTTCTCGGAGCTGTTTTGTTCTCCGCGGGACTGGCGTTGGTGTTGCTAGGGGTTACGAACTATTGGTTTATGCTCATTGCAGGAGCAGCAGTTCTTCTATGGTTCGGTACTCATATTCAGAAAAAAGAACATCCATTTATCGATGCATCTTTCATGAAAAATGCTCCTTACCGACGAATTCTAGGGATTGGATTCCTTACCTTCGTATGCAACACGGGGTTAACCTTTACTCTTCCTGTCATGATGAAGAATTCCTTTCATTTACCAACTAGTAAAATCGGTCTGCTGATGCTTCCCGGTGCCGTCTGTGCAGCCTTGCTCGGATCCCGGATCGGAGGTTGGACAGATCGTTTCGGAAGCTCCCGCGTGCTTGTCATATCGCAAAGTCTCGTCGTCAGCGGATTTATACTACTGGGGGTATCCGTACATTTGCCGCCATGGATCGACGCTTTATTGATCATTACCCTTATGATTGGATTCAACGGTGTCCTCACCTCTAGCAGCAATTTAGTTTCGACGACACTCCGTTCGGCTGAGCTGGGTGTGGGGATGGGTATTTTCACACTGGCCTATCTCCTAGGCGGAGCATTCGGCCCTGCGCTGGTCGGCCGACTGATTGATCTAAAGATGCCTTTTTTTGTTGTTTATTTTACCATTTCCCTGTTGGCAATCCTGACATACTTATTCGCAAGAAAAGCAAATCCTAGCGGAAGCTATGGTAATTAG
- a CDS encoding Asp-tRNA(Asn)/Glu-tRNA(Gln) amidotransferase GatCAB subunit A has protein sequence MSKLNSQLSFAAIHELAEGIRTRKISPVEITEHALHRIERLNPKLNVFVTQTSELAIEQAKQSERDIMHGRYKGPLHGISIVHKDLYYTKGIRTTAGSKILNNFVPDYDSTVAAKLHEAGTVLLGKVQTHEFAAGLTTTSPHFGPCLNPWNTELVTGGSSGGSASALAAGLTYLGTGSDTGGSIRIPAALCGVVGMKPTYGRVSRYGIIPMAWSLDHPGPLTRCVMDASLCLDVMSGFDPKDESTVDLPAPGIKMYPNGLRGVRIGLPTSYYYEDLMPEVEAAMKAAINKFRELGAEIIEVSLPLIKHVRSATMAIMMTEMYSYHEKWLETELEQYGPDVRMFLESSRDIPASIYLQSQRARQLIVNDFLNALSGIDILLTPATPITAPRADDDASVFRLNSFTLPTNLTGLPSLSMPCGFSPSGLPINMQLIGRPFEEATVLGIGNTYEMNTDWHKRHPDL, from the coding sequence ATGAGTAAATTAAATTCCCAACTGTCCTTTGCTGCTATTCATGAGCTGGCCGAGGGGATCCGAACAAGGAAAATATCCCCGGTAGAGATTACAGAACATGCGCTTCACCGCATCGAACGTTTGAATCCGAAACTGAACGTTTTCGTTACCCAAACGTCCGAACTGGCGATTGAACAAGCGAAGCAATCGGAACGCGATATTATGCATGGTCGGTACAAAGGGCCCCTTCACGGGATTTCCATCGTTCATAAGGATCTATATTACACTAAAGGGATCCGAACAACTGCCGGTTCAAAAATATTGAACAACTTCGTCCCCGATTACGATTCGACGGTTGCAGCTAAGCTACATGAGGCTGGAACAGTTCTGCTAGGCAAAGTACAGACTCACGAGTTCGCTGCGGGATTGACAACAACTAGCCCGCACTTCGGTCCTTGCCTCAATCCGTGGAACACTGAACTTGTAACGGGAGGTTCAAGCGGCGGTTCGGCTTCTGCTTTAGCGGCTGGACTTACTTATCTGGGTACAGGCTCGGATACCGGAGGTTCGATCCGCATACCCGCTGCTTTGTGCGGTGTCGTAGGGATGAAGCCGACGTACGGTCGGGTCAGTCGGTATGGTATCATTCCAATGGCCTGGTCATTGGACCACCCGGGTCCGTTAACCCGCTGTGTCATGGATGCGTCCCTGTGCTTGGATGTGATGTCTGGCTTCGATCCAAAGGATGAATCGACTGTCGATCTGCCTGCGCCAGGTATCAAGATGTATCCGAATGGTCTCAGGGGTGTGCGTATCGGATTGCCGACAAGCTACTATTACGAGGATTTGATGCCGGAAGTGGAAGCTGCGATGAAGGCCGCTATCAATAAATTCCGAGAACTGGGAGCAGAAATCATCGAAGTTAGCCTGCCCCTGATCAAACATGTTAGAAGTGCGACGATGGCCATTATGATGACGGAAATGTACTCGTACCACGAGAAGTGGCTTGAGACAGAATTGGAACAGTATGGACCGGACGTCCGAATGTTTCTTGAAAGCAGTAGAGATATTCCGGCTTCCATTTACCTTCAGTCTCAGCGGGCCCGGCAACTAATTGTCAATGATTTTTTGAATGCATTGTCCGGAATCGACATCTTGTTGACGCCAGCAACACCGATCACTGCGCCACGTGCAGATGATGATGCTAGTGTATTCAGATTGAACTCATTTACGCTTCCGACCAATTTGACTGGCTTGCCTAGCCTGAGCATGCCTTGCGGCTTCTCACCTTCCGGTCTGCCGATTAATATGCAATTGATTGGCCGCCCCTTCGAAGAAGCAACAGTACTAGGTATCGGCAATACTTATGAAATGAATACAGACTGGCACAAGAGACATCCGGATTTGTAA